A stretch of Channa argus isolate prfri chromosome 16, Channa argus male v1.0, whole genome shotgun sequence DNA encodes these proteins:
- the LOC137101419 gene encoding RAS guanyl-releasing protein 1-like isoform X6, whose amino-acid sequence MMFRLHHNLSDSLDQFRELISEQGQEHLCSLLETKWINEREWSWKASQKIKANSSKKRKVSLLFDHLEPIELAEHLTYLEFKSFCRISFVDYQNYIRSCCMKDIPVMERSIALCNGISQWVQLMVLSRPTAQLRAEVFTKFIHVAQSLHLMHNYNTLMAVVGGLCHSSISRLKDTTSHVPSEATKVLNEMTDLLSSCRNYDNYRQAYHRCTGFKIPILGVHLKDLISVNEAMSDYVEENKVNVQKLQALYNHINELIQLQQIPPRLDANKDLVHLLTLSLDLYYTEDEIYELSYTREPKNCRAPPATPSRPPVVVDWASGVSPKPDPRTISKHVQRMVDSVFKNYDHDENGFISHGDFEKIAASFPFSFCVMDKEKQGLVSRDEITAYFMRASVICSKLGLGFVHNFQETTYMKPTFCDNCSGFLWGVIKQGYKCKDCGMNCHKLCKDQVAFECKKNTKVTNDSPTPSSTPVTTSEGLEECPFPYPPDDSKDRSPDSPVPFHLRPHRVHSGTQTEGPQLSSSSPEAVRFQPSLLVPVTPTLTSCPSPVPQRKQRYCAKWENRASVVQKPKEPEEEGKPTHESLQLENERLEKVNETLRRKLKETEREVEILKTLLKRHALHPVEEDSSS is encoded by the exons ATGATGTTCCGGTTGCACCACAACTTGTCAGACAGCTTGGACCAGTTCCGGGAGCTGATCAGCGAGCAGGGACAGGAGCATCTTTGCTCTCTTCTAGAGACCAAATGGAT AAACGAACGGGAATGGTCATGGAAGGCCAGCCAGAAGATCAAAGCTAACAGCAGTAAAAAGAGGAAGGTCTCTCTTCTTTTTGATCACTTGGAGCCCATTGAGCTGGCTGAGCATCTCACTTATCTGGAGTTCAAGTCCTTTTGCAGGATATCA TTTGTAGACTATCAGAATTACATTCGAAGCTGCTGTATGAAGGACATCCCCGTGATGGAGCGTTCCATCGCCCTGTGTAATGGTATTTCCCAGTGGGTTCAGCTGATGGTGCTAAGCCGGCCAACTGCTCAACTGAGAGCTGAGGTTTTCACCAAGTTCATCCATGTGGCACAG AGTCTACATCTTATGCACAACTACAATACACTAATGGCTGTGGTAGGAGGCCTTTGTCACAGCTCGATCTCCAGACTGAAAGACACCACCTCACATGTACCCAGCGAGGCCACCAAG GTGCTGAATGAGATGACAGACTTGCTGTCCTCCTGCAGAAACTATGACAACTATAGACAAGCTTACCACAGGTGCACAGGTTTTAAAATCCCTATCCTGGGCGTCCACCTGAAAGACTTGATTTCAGTTAATGAGGCCATGTCAGACTATGTGGAGGAAAACAAGGTCAATGTCCAGAAGCTCCAGGCACTCTACAACCACATTAATGAACTGATCCAGCTTCAGCAGATCCCACCCAGGCTGGATGCTAACAAGGATCTGGTCCATTTGTTGACG CTGTCCTTGGACCTTTACTACACCGAGGATGAGATCTATGAGCTGTCCTATACCAGGGAGCCCAAGAACTGTAGAGCCCCT CCAGCCACTCCTTCTAGACCTCCAGTGGTTGTGGACTGGGCTTCAGGTGTGTCTCCTAAGCCTGACCCCCGAACCATCAGCAAACATGTGCAGAGAATGGTGGAT TCCGTGTTTAAGAACTATGATCATGATGAGAATGGCTTCATTTCTCATGGGGACTTTGAGAAAATCGCTGCTAgctttcctttttccttctgtGTCATGGACAAAGAGAA GCAAGGCCTTGTCAGCAGAGATGAGATCACAGCCTATTTCATGCGAGCAAGTGTCATCTGCTCTAAACTGGGTCTTGGGTTCGTGCACAACTTCCAGGAGACAACTTACATGAAACCCACCTTCTGTGACAACTGCTCAGGATTT TTGTGGGGTGTCATCAAGCAAGGCTACAAATGCAAAG ACTGCGGGATGAACTGCCACAAGCTGTGCAAAGATCAGGTGGCATTTGAGTGCAAGAAGAACACCAAAGTGACCAATGACAGTCCAACGCCGAGTTCCACACCTGTCACCACCTCAGAGG GTTTAGAAGAATGTCCTTTCCCATATCCACCAGATGACAGCAAAGACCGGAGCCCAGATTCCCCAGTCCCGTTCCATCTGCGGCCCCATAGGGTCCATAGTGGCACCCAGACAGAGGGACCACAGCTTTCTTCTTCATCCCCAGAGGCTGTCCGATTTCAGCCTTCTCTTTTAGTCCCAGTAACACCCACCCTCACCTCATGTCCCAGCCCAGTGccccagagaaaacagagataCTGTGCCAAGTGGGAAAACAGAGCCTCAGTTGTGCAAAAGCCTAAAGAACCAGAGGAAGAGGGCAAACCCACCCACGAATCTCTGCAATTA GAGAATGAGAGACTGGAGAAAGTCAATGAGACACTACGTAGGAAGCTGAAGGAGACAGAGCGCGAGGTGGAGATACTAAAAACACTGCTGAAGAGGCATGCTCTCCACCCTGTGGAGGAGGACTCCTCCTCCTAG